In Aliivibrio fischeri, the sequence GTTTTGAGCTTTCAAAAGCGGCAACAGAACATATTGAACAAGTAATTTTATACCCAACAATCGGTTTAGGTCATGGGCGTGTAATGGCAAGTGAAGAGGCTAAAAAAGCGTTTGATGAGTTATCTAAGTCGAATTAAGCTTTTATGATTTTTGCTTCAGTTATTCGTAAATAATAGGCTGAATAAAAAAGCCGATGCATAAAAAAACAATATGCACCGGCTTTTTTATTATCGGAATAACATTTGTTTGAATGGTGTTTTATCCATGATTAAAACAAATAAGGTAGATGCTGTTGCTGTACCAAATACAATGACAAAATCTCGCATTGCTAATGTTATTCCCATCATTCCGGTAATATTTAAGAACACGACCACAAATAGCAAATGGCAAACGTAAATGCCAAGAACATGTTTACTTAACGTGAAAGTGATAGGGTGATGGCCAAGTTGTGGTTTAGATAATAAAAGAAAAAACACGCCAATTCCCATTAATGGAGTGCCAATTAAAAAGTCATGCAAGTTAAAAGGTACATCAAACTGAGTTAACCAATACGCCTCACTAAAATGAATAGCAAAACCAACCAGTAATAAGATCAAAGCGTTAGTTGATGAAAGCGTAATCTCTTTTCTTCGTAATTCAAATCCGATGACCACCATTAAGGTACTAAAGAAAGGGCCATTTCGAGTAAAAAATGGAGTCCAAACTTCAGTGAGTGTTTGATAGCTACCACCAGCAAGACCGTATACATATAAGATCACAGCGACAGGAACAATCCATGTCGTTTTTTTAAAGTGAATTAATAACCCAATAATTGAAACGGCGATAATGAGTGCAGGAATAAACCATAAATGTACCATGCCACCTTCAAATAAAGCGTTTAATGGATTCTGAGTTAACCAATTCCAATATCCAGTGCGCTCTGCTAGATACCCATTTTCAGCGACTTTTCTCCAATGAAAAGGCAAAGCTAAACTCAATGCGCTCCATACAATCCATATTTTAAATAAAGGAGCACAGTAAGATTGGATCGTTTTTAAAGGAGTATGCGTCAATTTAGGTTGGATAAAATAACCAGATAAAATGAAAAAGAAAGGAACCGCAAAACGGGTCAGCTGGTTAAATATATTGCCGAAAACTGGGAAATCATCCATTAGTAGATAAGTCATGAAAACTTGTGAGTGTAAAGCGATGATCGCGAACATAGCAAGAAGGCGTCCTAACTCTAAGCTAGCGATTTTATTTGTATTTTCCATTATGAATACCATTAAATTTTTCGACAATCTACCAATCTGTTTTTTAATAAAATATGAGATAGATTAATTTTGTAGAGGTTGAGCAGAAGATGTTTACGAAATTGAGATTGCTTTCACATATAAGGTTTACTTTTAAAAATGAAATTATTTGATAAACGCATTGACCTTCCCCTAAGTGGAGGCTTTAGTATGGGTTCAATTCTTTAATGTAGAGTGTTATTTGTGATTACTTCTTTTTCTAAATGGTTAGTGACAAGCGTTACGCTGATGGCATTAGTGCTATCTAGTGTTGCGTATAGCTACCCAATGAAAATGGAAGTGACAAACACTGATATGCAGCATCATGCAAGTATGGCATCTGATTGCCATTCAACACAAAGTGATACTGTAGAGTGTAATATGGGCTCTATGAAAATGAGTATTGATCATCATTGTTCAGGTAAAGGGGAAACTTGTTGTAAGACGGCGTGCGTCACTTCAATCTGCGCTTTACCTTCAAATTTATATGCTTATATTCATTCAGCAGAATCAGTAATTAATTACATCCAATATAATGAACAGCCTCGTTCATTTGTTTCTTCCTCTTTGTTTCGACCTCCTATTCTTTAATTCCAATGAATACCAATCTCAGTAAATAGTTTACTTCGTTAATTCTGAACGCTTGCTTACTGTGGTTGATATAAAACTCATTAAATCAATTAGCTAAATAGTTTTTCCTTTCTATTTAACGGTTTAATTATGGTGATGATCTGTAGATAGATTGCGCCATTATTGGAATGATCTTATGAAAAATTACCACTTATACGTTTTAAAAAAGCGTGGTTAGTTTCTGCTATCTCTATAGTTCTATCACATCAAGTGATGGCAGAAGAACAATTAACACAATTGATAGAACAAGCATTGTCTTCTGATGCAAGCAGAGAGCAGATATACGCACAATCTCAAGCAATGCGAGCAACAGGTATTGCAAATTCAACTCTAGCGGATCCCACTCTCAAAGTAGGATTTGGCGGTTTACCTGTTGATAGCTTCAAGTTCGATGAAGATCCAATGACGAATATATCCGTTGGATTAATGCAGAAATTTGGTCGTGGCTCAAGTTTGGACCTACAACAAAAGCAAATGGGGCAACAAGCAGATGTATTAGCAATGCAAGTTCAAGTTCGTGAATTAGAGGTTGCCAATGCAATTAGTCAGTTGTGGATTGAACTTGGATTTTTACAAAAAGCAGAAGCGATCTTACATGAAAATCGTCGTTTACTGACTGAAATGGAATCGTATATCAATACTAATTACTCTATCGGTAAAAGTGAAAGCCAAGACTTATTGCAAGCGCAATTACAACTCACTCGTTTAGATGAAAAAGTGCAGACCAATAAGCAATCACAAGAGCGAATTTATGCACAGCTATCAGAGTGGTTACCGAATTTACCTCAGCAGCAATTAGATAAAATCAGGTCACTTAACTGGGATTATTTAGAGCAAATTTTGGAGAGAAATGCTCATAGTTCTACTGATTTTTATGAGTTATTAAAAACCAACCCAACAATAAAAATGAGTGAATTAGCAATTGTTGCGACAAAAACAAAAGTCGATATTGCTGATGAATCTTATTCGCCTCAATTTGGTGTAGAAGTGATGTATGCCTATCGTCAAGCTAATGGTATGGGTGGTCAACCCGCATCAGATTTAGTTAGTGCTTATGTCACTATGGATATCCCTTTATTTACAGACAAGCGCCAAGATCAGAATTATGCAGCAGCTCAATATCAAGTTGGCTCTGCGAAATCACAGCGTGATGTGTTACTGCGTCAAATGAACGCAAAAGTGAACGCATTATTAGTGGATAAAAGTAATTTGGAACAGCGTCTTTCTCGTTACAACGAAACGTTATTGCCTCAATCAAAAGAGAGAACGAAAGCGGTCGAGCGCGGTTATGAGAATAATACCGCTCAATTTAATGACGTCATTATAGCCTCTAATGATGAGTTAAGTTTAGAACTAGAAAAACAACGTTTAATGAGTGATTTAGATAAAACAAACAGTAACTTAGCATTTTATCTTAATGGGTTTGATTACCACATATCAGCACCACAACTAGCACCATCTGAGAATTAAGGAAGAAAATATGAAGTCATTTAAAATCGCCGTACTTTCAGTTGTTATTGGTGGTGTAATTGGTGCTGGAAGCATGAATTTCTATTCAGCACATTCAATGAATATGATGCCGAAGAATCAGGATACACCATCAGTAAGTTCGAGTAATGAACCTTTGTATTGGGTGGCTCCAATGGATGCAAATTATCGTCGTGATAAACCGGGTAAGTCACCTATGGGAATGGATTTAGTTCCAGTGTATGCCGATGATGCTCAAGGTGAGAAAGCACCGGTAGGAACCGTGACGATTGATCCAAGCGTTGTTAATAATCTTGGTGTGAAAAGTGCGTTTGTAGAGAAATCAATTCTCTCTCCAAATATAGATACTGTCGGTTACATTGCTTTTGATGAAAGTAAATTATGGCAAGTCAACGTACGAGCGGCGGGTTGGGTTGAGAAATTGAATATCAACGCGATTGGCGAGCGGGTAAATAAAGGTGATGTACTATTTACACTTTATTCACCGGAGTTAGTTAAAGCACAAGAAGAGTTGTTGAATGCCTATCGAACAGGTCGTAAAGGTTTGGTTAAAGGTGCGAGAGAACGTTTGTATTCATTAGGTGTTGATAAAGTCCAAGTTAACTCTATTGTTAGGTCTGGGAAGGCTAATAAAAACATAGAGATAAAAGCAAGTTCTAATGGTGTGATCGCGAGTTTAAATATCCGAGAGGGAGGCTAT encodes:
- a CDS encoding TolC family protein; protein product: MAEEQLTQLIEQALSSDASREQIYAQSQAMRATGIANSTLADPTLKVGFGGLPVDSFKFDEDPMTNISVGLMQKFGRGSSLDLQQKQMGQQADVLAMQVQVRELEVANAISQLWIELGFLQKAEAILHENRRLLTEMESYINTNYSIGKSESQDLLQAQLQLTRLDEKVQTNKQSQERIYAQLSEWLPNLPQQQLDKIRSLNWDYLEQILERNAHSSTDFYELLKTNPTIKMSELAIVATKTKVDIADESYSPQFGVEVMYAYRQANGMGGQPASDLVSAYVTMDIPLFTDKRQDQNYAAAQYQVGSAKSQRDVLLRQMNAKVNALLVDKSNLEQRLSRYNETLLPQSKERTKAVERGYENNTAQFNDVIIASNDELSLELEKQRLMSDLDKTNSNLAFYLNGFDYHISAPQLAPSEN
- a CDS encoding acyltransferase family protein; amino-acid sequence: MENTNKIASLELGRLLAMFAIIALHSQVFMTYLLMDDFPVFGNIFNQLTRFAVPFFFILSGYFIQPKLTHTPLKTIQSYCAPLFKIWIVWSALSLALPFHWRKVAENGYLAERTGYWNWLTQNPLNALFEGGMVHLWFIPALIIAVSIIGLLIHFKKTTWIVPVAVILYVYGLAGGSYQTLTEVWTPFFTRNGPFFSTLMVVIGFELRRKEITLSSTNALILLLVGFAIHFSEAYWLTQFDVPFNLHDFLIGTPLMGIGVFFLLLSKPQLGHHPITFTLSKHVLGIYVCHLLFVVVFLNITGMMGITLAMRDFVIVFGTATASTLFVLIMDKTPFKQMLFR